A single window of Hyla sarda isolate aHylSar1 chromosome 2, aHylSar1.hap1, whole genome shotgun sequence DNA harbors:
- the LOC130355324 gene encoding keratin, type II cytoskeletal 6A-like — protein sequence MSRSQSFGSKSVSGSRSFTASSLGGGVRASFSSVSVSRGIGGGGGGGASFGRSGGFGSRSCYSLGGSRRISISPGGGGLGMGFGGGAGGGGFGSGIGGGYGGGGLGGGIGGGYGGGGLGGGFGGPGGGFPDGGFGGPNFPVCPPGGIQQVTINQSLLAPLNLEIDPTIQKVRTEEREQIKTLNNKFATFIDKVRFLEQQNQVLKTKWSFLQEQGTKGGTRRSNVEPLFEAYISNMRRQLESLINDKSRLDGELRSMQDLVDDYKNKYEDEINKRTTAENEFVVLKKDVDAAYMNKVELEGKTDLLTDEINFLRTLYDAEMSELQGQISDTSVILSMDNNRILDFDGLIGEVKAQYEEIAQRSRAEAEAAYAMKFQQLQETAGQHGNSLKTSKTEIADLNRMIQRLRAEIESVKKQCANLQTAITEAEERGELAIKDAQKKLDELQAALKKAKEDMAKQLRDYQELMNMKLALDIEIATYRCMLEGEESRMSGEITNPVNISVVSGTTSYSMGGGGGAGGGFGAGGGGFGAGGGGFGAGGGGYGAGGGGYGAGGGGYGAGGGGYGGGAGGYGGGAGGYGGGAGGYGGGAGGYGGGGNDYVSGGGGGYGGGYSVSGGGSGGDYSSGGGGFSSSSRQGVTLISKTSSSSSSRKIN from the exons ATGAGTAGGAGCCAGTCATTTGGTAGTAAGTCTGTGTCAGGCAGCAGGAGCTTTACAGCTTCTTCacttggaggaggag taAGAGCCAGCTTCAGTTCAGTTTCTGTGTCAAGAGGAATAGGGggtggaggtggtggtggtgctaGTTTTGGACGTTCTGGTGGTTTTGGCTCTAGGAGTTGTTATTCCCTTGGTGGAAGTAGGAGAATATCTATTAGTCCTG GTGGAGGTGGTTTAGGTATGGGCTTTggtggaggagctggaggaggaggatttggTAGTGGAATTGGAGGTGGATATGGTGGAGGGGGACTTGGTGGTGGAATTGGAGGTGGATATGGTGGAGGGGGACTTGGTGGAGGATTTGGTGGACCTGGAGGAGGCTTTCCAGATGGAGGTTTTGGTGGCCCAAATTTTCCTGTGTGCCCACCTGGTGGAATTCAACAAGTAACCATTAACCAGAGCCTGCTTGCACCTCTTAATTTGGAAATTGATCCAACTATTCAAAAAGTGAGAACAGAAGAAAGGGAGCAGATTAAGACCCTCAACAATAAATTTGCCACCTTTATTGACAAG GTCAGATTTTTGGAGCAACAAAATCAAGTTCTCAAGACAAAGTGGAGCTTCCTGCAGGAACAGGGAACAAAAGGTGGAACAAGAAGGAGCAATGTTGAGCCTCTTTTTGAAGCCTATATCAGTAACATGAGGCGACAACTAGAATCATTAATAAATGACAAATCTCGTCTGGATGGGGAACTAAGAAGCATGCAAGACCTTGTGGATGATTACAAAAACAA atatgaggatgagattaaCAAGCGTACAACTGCTGAAAATGAATTTGTGGTCCTCAAGAAG GATGTGGATGCTGCATATATGAACAAGGTGGAACTGGAGGGCAAAACAGATCTTTTGACTGATGAGATCAACTTCTTAAGAACACTCTATGATGCA GAAATGAGTGAGCTTCAAGGCCAGATCTCTGACACTTCAGTCATTCTTTCTATGGACAACAACAGAATTCTCGATTTTGATGGCCTCATTGGTGAGGTGAAAGCTCAGTATGAAGAGATTGCACAGAGAAGCAGAGCAGAGGCTGAAGCAGCATATGCCATGAAG TTTCAACAACTACAAGAAACAGCAGGTCAACATGGTAACAGTCTTAAAACCAGCAAGACCGAGATAGCTGATCTGAACCGTATGATCCAAAGACTGAGGGCTGAAATTGAAAGCGTGAAGAAACAG TGTGCTAATCTGCAAACAGCGATCACAGAGGCTGAAGAACGAGGTGAGTTGGCTATAAAAGATGCCCAGAAGAAACTAGATGAACTCCAGGCTGCTCTTAAAAAGGCAAAGGAAGATATGGCTAAGCAGTTGCGTGACTACCAGGAGCTGATGAATATGAAACTGGCTCTGGATATTGAAATCGCCACCTATAGATGCATGCTGGAAGGAGAAGAGAGCAG GATGTCAGGAGAGATCACAAACCCAGTTAACATCT CTGTGGTCAGTGGTACCACCTCATACAgtatgggaggaggaggaggagcaggaggcggATTTGGAGCTGGAGGAGGTGGATTTGGAGCTGGAGGAGGTGGATTTGGAGCTGGAGGAGGTGGATATGGTGCTGGCGGTGGTGGATATGGAGCTGGCGGTGGTGGATacggagcaggaggtggtggatACGGAGGAGGAGCTGGTGGATACGGAGGAGGAGCTGGTGGATATGGAGGAGGAGCTGGTGGATACGGAGGAGGAGCTGGTggatatggaggaggaggaaatgaTTATGTATCTGGAGGAGGTGGTGGATATGGAGGAGGATACTCTGTGAGTGGTGGAGGAAGCGGAGGAGATTACAGTAGTGGAGGTGGTGGCTTCAGCTCTTCAAGCAGGCAAGGCGTAACACTTATCTCCAAAACATCCTCTTCTTCATCATccagaaaaataaattaa